ATTATAGAACATGATTTATCAGCAGTTAGACAAGCTCAAGTTGATGAAATAACAGAAAAAATGCAAGCTGAAGGAAAAGATAGACACGAGATTCAACATGCATTAATGCCTTTTGATTTACCAATGAACTACAAAGAGAAAAATGAAAGAGCAGGAGATAAATAATGAGCACACAAAAAGGTAGAGAAATTACAATATCAGTTCTAAAATTTAATCCAAGAAGTAAGGTTTCTAAACCTCACTTCGTTGAGTATAAATTAGAAGAAACTCCAGGGATGACTCTTTTTATTGCATTAACACAAATTAGAGAAAATTTAGATCCTGATTTATCTTTTGACTTTGTATGTAGAGCTGGTATTTGTGGAAGTTGTGGTATGGTTGTAAACGGTAAACCATCACTTGCTTGTAGAACACTTGTTTCAAATTATCCTTCTGGAAAATTACAATTAATGCCTATGCCAGCATTTGAATTAATCAAAGATTTATCTGTAAATACTGGTAAATGGATGGATGGTATGAGTAAAAGAGTTGAATCTTGGATTCATAATGACCACGAAGTTGATATTTCTAAATTAGAAGATAGAATTGATCCAGATGTTGCAAATGATACTTTTGAATTAGATAGATGTATTGAATGTGGTATTTGTGTAGCTTCTTGTGGAACTGCTTTAATGAGACCTAATTTCGTTGGCCCAGTTGGATTAAATAGAGTTGCAAGATTTGATATTGATCCACACGATAAAAGAACTGCAGAAGATTTCTATGAACTAATTGGTGATGATGATGGAATTTTTGGTTGTATGTCATTAATGGCTTGTGAAGATCATTGTCCAAAACATTTACCATTACAAAACAAAATTGCTTACTTAAGAAGAAAATTAGTAGCACTTAGATAAATATTACGAAGGATTTTATCCTTCGTAACTGAAAAAATAGAAAAAGTTAAATATCATATTACTTGATATTTAACTTTTTTTATTTGGGAGATTTTATATGAGTTTAATTAATGACTATTTTTTATTATACCATGGTATAACATTTGAACAAAATTTAGATACTGAAGAAATTGATACTATTTTAAATGAAGATACTTTTACAATATTTGCTCTAATTATTAGTGCAACAAGAAAAAACTGTGATAAATATTTACCACTTACTTCTTTTAAAACTTTATGTCAACAAATAAATGTCAAATCTCCTTCAAATATATCTGAATTAAATCATTTGCAACACAATATTGTTGATACAATTTTAAAAAATAAAACAAAAAATAATATAGCAACTTTGCACTCATCTTTTGAATATTTAAAGAATGAAAATATTATAAATAATGAACACTATAATAAACTTTTATCTTTATTTGATTTAAAAGAACTTAATGTAATAGAAGATCAAAATCACATTTTAGTAGAAAAGATTGATGATGAACACAAATCTTCATTTAAAGATTTAAAACATAATTTAGAAAATATCATCAATGAATTAAAAACTGATTTAACAAATAAAGAGATTTTAGGTGAGTTAGAAAATACTCATAATTATTTAAATAATCAAAAATTTTCTATTGGAATTACTGGTGTTATGAATGCTGGAAAATCTACAATGCTAAATGCATTGATGGGAAGAGAAATTTTAGGAAGTGCTGTTGTTCCTGAAACTGCAAACTTAACAATAGTAAAACACAATCCAACTGACAATGCAAAAGTTTATTATTGGAATGAACAAGAGTGGGATAGAATAAATAAATCAGCTTCTCAATTGGAATCTATGAAAGATTTTGTTGAAGAGACAAATAAAATATTTGGTGATAATTTAAAAAACTATATTAGACCTGTTTCAAGATTTGATGAAATTGATATAAAAGATTTATCTTCATATACTTCAGCAGAAGCAAGTGGCAAAAAATGTAATCTAGTAAAATATGTAGAACTTGGTTCAAAACTTGATTTTTTAAGTGATGGTATAGAAATAGTTGATACACCTGGACTTGAT
The DNA window shown above is from Arcobacter lacus and carries:
- a CDS encoding fumarate reductase iron-sulfur subunit; this encodes MSTQKGREITISVLKFNPRSKVSKPHFVEYKLEETPGMTLFIALTQIRENLDPDLSFDFVCRAGICGSCGMVVNGKPSLACRTLVSNYPSGKLQLMPMPAFELIKDLSVNTGKWMDGMSKRVESWIHNDHEVDISKLEDRIDPDVANDTFELDRCIECGICVASCGTALMRPNFVGPVGLNRVARFDIDPHDKRTAEDFYELIGDDDGIFGCMSLMACEDHCPKHLPLQNKIAYLRRKLVALR